Proteins co-encoded in one Clarias gariepinus isolate MV-2021 ecotype Netherlands chromosome 13, CGAR_prim_01v2, whole genome shotgun sequence genomic window:
- the si:ch211-195b21.5 gene encoding zinc finger protein 318 isoform X3, translating into MHRGPSAEYTRAPAPPPRYGPPPASGPPFPGSFNKPSFPPLFPSTVSYPRSVPPPVFQSFSTEAPPYQAAPQFPAGWTLHQDELQTLEVKKKAEEFLRILEAKDLLKAHGELVDKGTRRSSIDSEVERRSSEKHSRGRSRSKSRSRSRGRSRAKSRAKSRGRSRARSRSRSRSRNRSRNRSRGKSRTRAKSRPRSRSRSRGRSLARSKSQPRLHKDSQCSIKDTAAPSVRVPDLFQNLKEVLQSKELEKHLAVVKNTFMINQQVQEDIKPNLSELQMKSWEQDQVADLNPNSVLPHERVGGSDGSLPRILSWNNPEQKNDVFRNKSLFSSIEDEEEFLYGDEDGRKKPQAVTVPLAQTRPAENPILSPYLSKPAVLQEPNIQVMTSRRPLTPDVTAEECERVKNLLKTIGLNLNQADISKMAIRLKQKQEEQREVSSNSALRAGLETLLNRSKVQTSDDSRSIRSESSHSHRDTDHKDASDEREKERREKQIQKKRKEYLVKELEGLLKHEGSGDLIPVIGFFCQRCEEFFGDLTSAEGHKHSNTHQNQQVKDVKRQRKHKPLELRDGDRDERSVERKRQREDTSPHRIKDKSRVQETKEDDTQSSKNPKKKKKKDKKMKKKDKKKEKKKKDKADKK; encoded by the exons ATGCACCGCGGCCCGAGCGCGGAGTATACCCGGGCTCCTGCGCCCCCTCCTCGGTATGGACCCCCACCCGCTTCTGGGCCTCCTTTTCCAGGCTCGTTTAACAAACCGAGTTTCCCGCCGCTCTTTCCGAGCACTGTGTCCTACCCCAGGTCGGTTCCCCCTCCGGTATTTCAGAGCTTCAGCACCGAGGCGCCGCCGTACCAG GCAGCACCACAGTTTCCTGCAGGATGGACGCTTCACCAGGACGAACTGCAGACTCTGGAGGTGAA AAAGAAAGCGGAAGAATTTCTGCGCATCCTGGAAGCTAAAGATCTCCTCAAAGCACATGGTGAATTAGTAGACAAAGGCACGAGACGCTCCAGCATCGACAGTGAAGTTGAGAGACGCAGCTCAGAGAAGCATTCGAGAGGGCGGAGCAGGAGTAAGAGCAGGAGCCGGAGTCGGGGGAGGAGCCGAGCGAAGAGTCGAGCAAAAAGCCGGGGCAGGAGTCGTGCTCGGAGTAGGAGCCGGAGCAGAAGTCGGAACCGAAGTAGGAACCGAAGTCGGGGGAAAAGCCGCACCAGAGCAAAGAGTCGGCCGAGGAGTCGCAGTCGCAGCCGGGGGCGGAGCTTAGCAAGGAGTAAAAGCCAGCCCCGGCTACACAAAGACTCTCAGTGTAGCATTAAAGACACTGCTGCTCCATCTGTTAGAGTACCGGATCTCTTCCAGAACCTGAAAGAGGTTCTACAGAGCAAAGAGCTGGAGAAACACCTGGCTGTGGTGAAGAACACCTTCATGATCAATCAG CAGGTTCAAGAAGACATAAAGCCGAATCTTTCAGAGCTCCAGATGAAGTCCTGGGAACAGGATCAAGTCGCAGACCTTAACCCGAACTCCGTACTTCCTCACGAGCGAGTGGGGGGAAGTGATGGCTCATTGCCTCGAATCTTATCCTGGAACAATCCTGAACAAAAAAATGATGTGTTTAGAAATAAAAGTCTGTTCTCCAGCATCGAGGACGAGGAGGAGTTTCTCTACGGAGACGAAGACGGAAGGAAGAAACCTCAAGCTGTCACCGTCCCTCTCGCCCAAACCAGACCTGCCGAAAATCCCATCCTGTCACCCTACCTTTCCAAACCAGCTGTCCTCCAGGAACCCAACATTCAGGTCATGACTTCCAGACGACCCCTGACCCCAGACGTGACTGCGGAGGAGTGCGAGAGGGTAAAGAACCTGCTGAAGACCATCGGGCTGAATCTGAACCAGGCTGACATCAGCAAGATGGCCATCAGACTGAAGCAGAAGCAGGAGGAGCAAAGAGAAGTGAGCTCGAACTCTGCTCTCAGAGCGGGGCTGGAGACACTGCTGAACCGCAGTAAAG TGCAGACGTCTGATGACAGTCGGAGTATCCGATCTGAAAGCAGCCATTCACACAGAGACACTGATCACAAAGACGCG AGTGATGAGAGGGAGAAGGAGCGGAGGGAGAAACAGATCCAGAAGAAGAGGAAGGAGTACCTGGTAAAGGAGCTGGAGGGATTGCTCAAGCACGAAG GTTCGGGTGATTTGATTCCCGTGATCGGTTTCTTCTGTCAGCGGTGCGAGGAGTTTTTCGGGGACCTGACCAGCGCCGAGGGACACaaacacagcaacacacacCAG AATCAGCAGGTTAAAGACGTTAAGAGACAGCGAAAGCACAAACCCCTGGAGCTCCGAGACGGAGACCGAGACGAGCGAAGTGTTGAGAGGAAACGACAGAGAGAGGACACGAGCCCTCACAGGATCAAGGACAAGTCCAGAGTCCAGGAGACGAAAGAGGACGACACTCAGTCGAGTAAGAACcccaagaagaaaaagaagaaagacaagaagatgaagaaaaaggacaaaaagaaagagaagaagaaaaaggacaaGGCTGATAAGAAATAG
- the si:ch211-195b21.5 gene encoding zinc finger protein 318 isoform X2, with product MHRGPSAEYTRAPAPPPRYGPPPASGPPFPGSFNKPSFPPLFPSTVSYPRSVPPPVFQSFSTEAPPYQAAPQFPAGWTLHQDELQTLEVKKKAEEFLRILEAKDLLKAHGELVDKGTRRSSIDSEVERRSSEKHSRGRSRSKSRSRSRGRSRAKSRAKSRGRSRARSRSRSRSRNRSRNRSRGKSRTRAKSRPRSRSRSRGRSLARSKSQPRLHKDSQCSIKDTAAPSVRVPDLFQNLKEVLQSKELEKHLAVVKNTFMINQVQEDIKPNLSELQMKSWEQDQVADLNPNSVLPHERVGGSDGSLPRILSWNNPEQKNDVFRNKSLFSSIEDEEEFLYGDEDGRKKPQAVTVPLAQTRPAENPILSPYLSKPAVLQEPNIQVMTSRRPLTPDVTAEECERVKNLLKTIGLNLNQADISKMAIRLKQKQEEQREVSSNSALRAGLETLLNRSKVQTSDDSRSIRSESSHSHRDTDHKDAQSDEREKERREKQIQKKRKEYLVKELEGLLKHEGSGDLIPVIGFFCQRCEEFFGDLTSAEGHKHSNTHQNQQVKDVKRQRKHKPLELRDGDRDERSVERKRQREDTSPHRIKDKSRVQETKEDDTQSSKNPKKKKKKDKKMKKKDKKKEKKKKDKADKK from the exons ATGCACCGCGGCCCGAGCGCGGAGTATACCCGGGCTCCTGCGCCCCCTCCTCGGTATGGACCCCCACCCGCTTCTGGGCCTCCTTTTCCAGGCTCGTTTAACAAACCGAGTTTCCCGCCGCTCTTTCCGAGCACTGTGTCCTACCCCAGGTCGGTTCCCCCTCCGGTATTTCAGAGCTTCAGCACCGAGGCGCCGCCGTACCAG GCAGCACCACAGTTTCCTGCAGGATGGACGCTTCACCAGGACGAACTGCAGACTCTGGAGGTGAA AAAGAAAGCGGAAGAATTTCTGCGCATCCTGGAAGCTAAAGATCTCCTCAAAGCACATGGTGAATTAGTAGACAAAGGCACGAGACGCTCCAGCATCGACAGTGAAGTTGAGAGACGCAGCTCAGAGAAGCATTCGAGAGGGCGGAGCAGGAGTAAGAGCAGGAGCCGGAGTCGGGGGAGGAGCCGAGCGAAGAGTCGAGCAAAAAGCCGGGGCAGGAGTCGTGCTCGGAGTAGGAGCCGGAGCAGAAGTCGGAACCGAAGTAGGAACCGAAGTCGGGGGAAAAGCCGCACCAGAGCAAAGAGTCGGCCGAGGAGTCGCAGTCGCAGCCGGGGGCGGAGCTTAGCAAGGAGTAAAAGCCAGCCCCGGCTACACAAAGACTCTCAGTGTAGCATTAAAGACACTGCTGCTCCATCTGTTAGAGTACCGGATCTCTTCCAGAACCTGAAAGAGGTTCTACAGAGCAAAGAGCTGGAGAAACACCTGGCTGTGGTGAAGAACACCTTCATGATCAATCAG GTTCAAGAAGACATAAAGCCGAATCTTTCAGAGCTCCAGATGAAGTCCTGGGAACAGGATCAAGTCGCAGACCTTAACCCGAACTCCGTACTTCCTCACGAGCGAGTGGGGGGAAGTGATGGCTCATTGCCTCGAATCTTATCCTGGAACAATCCTGAACAAAAAAATGATGTGTTTAGAAATAAAAGTCTGTTCTCCAGCATCGAGGACGAGGAGGAGTTTCTCTACGGAGACGAAGACGGAAGGAAGAAACCTCAAGCTGTCACCGTCCCTCTCGCCCAAACCAGACCTGCCGAAAATCCCATCCTGTCACCCTACCTTTCCAAACCAGCTGTCCTCCAGGAACCCAACATTCAGGTCATGACTTCCAGACGACCCCTGACCCCAGACGTGACTGCGGAGGAGTGCGAGAGGGTAAAGAACCTGCTGAAGACCATCGGGCTGAATCTGAACCAGGCTGACATCAGCAAGATGGCCATCAGACTGAAGCAGAAGCAGGAGGAGCAAAGAGAAGTGAGCTCGAACTCTGCTCTCAGAGCGGGGCTGGAGACACTGCTGAACCGCAGTAAAG TGCAGACGTCTGATGACAGTCGGAGTATCCGATCTGAAAGCAGCCATTCACACAGAGACACTGATCACAAAGACGCG CAGAGTGATGAGAGGGAGAAGGAGCGGAGGGAGAAACAGATCCAGAAGAAGAGGAAGGAGTACCTGGTAAAGGAGCTGGAGGGATTGCTCAAGCACGAAG GTTCGGGTGATTTGATTCCCGTGATCGGTTTCTTCTGTCAGCGGTGCGAGGAGTTTTTCGGGGACCTGACCAGCGCCGAGGGACACaaacacagcaacacacacCAG AATCAGCAGGTTAAAGACGTTAAGAGACAGCGAAAGCACAAACCCCTGGAGCTCCGAGACGGAGACCGAGACGAGCGAAGTGTTGAGAGGAAACGACAGAGAGAGGACACGAGCCCTCACAGGATCAAGGACAAGTCCAGAGTCCAGGAGACGAAAGAGGACGACACTCAGTCGAGTAAGAACcccaagaagaaaaagaagaaagacaagaagatgaagaaaaaggacaaaaagaaagagaagaagaaaaaggacaaGGCTGATAAGAAATAG
- the si:ch211-195b21.5 gene encoding zinc finger protein 318 isoform X1: protein MHRGPSAEYTRAPAPPPRYGPPPASGPPFPGSFNKPSFPPLFPSTVSYPRSVPPPVFQSFSTEAPPYQAAPQFPAGWTLHQDELQTLEVKKKAEEFLRILEAKDLLKAHGELVDKGTRRSSIDSEVERRSSEKHSRGRSRSKSRSRSRGRSRAKSRAKSRGRSRARSRSRSRSRNRSRNRSRGKSRTRAKSRPRSRSRSRGRSLARSKSQPRLHKDSQCSIKDTAAPSVRVPDLFQNLKEVLQSKELEKHLAVVKNTFMINQQVQEDIKPNLSELQMKSWEQDQVADLNPNSVLPHERVGGSDGSLPRILSWNNPEQKNDVFRNKSLFSSIEDEEEFLYGDEDGRKKPQAVTVPLAQTRPAENPILSPYLSKPAVLQEPNIQVMTSRRPLTPDVTAEECERVKNLLKTIGLNLNQADISKMAIRLKQKQEEQREVSSNSALRAGLETLLNRSKVQTSDDSRSIRSESSHSHRDTDHKDAQSDEREKERREKQIQKKRKEYLVKELEGLLKHEGSGDLIPVIGFFCQRCEEFFGDLTSAEGHKHSNTHQNQQVKDVKRQRKHKPLELRDGDRDERSVERKRQREDTSPHRIKDKSRVQETKEDDTQSSKNPKKKKKKDKKMKKKDKKKEKKKKDKADKK from the exons ATGCACCGCGGCCCGAGCGCGGAGTATACCCGGGCTCCTGCGCCCCCTCCTCGGTATGGACCCCCACCCGCTTCTGGGCCTCCTTTTCCAGGCTCGTTTAACAAACCGAGTTTCCCGCCGCTCTTTCCGAGCACTGTGTCCTACCCCAGGTCGGTTCCCCCTCCGGTATTTCAGAGCTTCAGCACCGAGGCGCCGCCGTACCAG GCAGCACCACAGTTTCCTGCAGGATGGACGCTTCACCAGGACGAACTGCAGACTCTGGAGGTGAA AAAGAAAGCGGAAGAATTTCTGCGCATCCTGGAAGCTAAAGATCTCCTCAAAGCACATGGTGAATTAGTAGACAAAGGCACGAGACGCTCCAGCATCGACAGTGAAGTTGAGAGACGCAGCTCAGAGAAGCATTCGAGAGGGCGGAGCAGGAGTAAGAGCAGGAGCCGGAGTCGGGGGAGGAGCCGAGCGAAGAGTCGAGCAAAAAGCCGGGGCAGGAGTCGTGCTCGGAGTAGGAGCCGGAGCAGAAGTCGGAACCGAAGTAGGAACCGAAGTCGGGGGAAAAGCCGCACCAGAGCAAAGAGTCGGCCGAGGAGTCGCAGTCGCAGCCGGGGGCGGAGCTTAGCAAGGAGTAAAAGCCAGCCCCGGCTACACAAAGACTCTCAGTGTAGCATTAAAGACACTGCTGCTCCATCTGTTAGAGTACCGGATCTCTTCCAGAACCTGAAAGAGGTTCTACAGAGCAAAGAGCTGGAGAAACACCTGGCTGTGGTGAAGAACACCTTCATGATCAATCAG CAGGTTCAAGAAGACATAAAGCCGAATCTTTCAGAGCTCCAGATGAAGTCCTGGGAACAGGATCAAGTCGCAGACCTTAACCCGAACTCCGTACTTCCTCACGAGCGAGTGGGGGGAAGTGATGGCTCATTGCCTCGAATCTTATCCTGGAACAATCCTGAACAAAAAAATGATGTGTTTAGAAATAAAAGTCTGTTCTCCAGCATCGAGGACGAGGAGGAGTTTCTCTACGGAGACGAAGACGGAAGGAAGAAACCTCAAGCTGTCACCGTCCCTCTCGCCCAAACCAGACCTGCCGAAAATCCCATCCTGTCACCCTACCTTTCCAAACCAGCTGTCCTCCAGGAACCCAACATTCAGGTCATGACTTCCAGACGACCCCTGACCCCAGACGTGACTGCGGAGGAGTGCGAGAGGGTAAAGAACCTGCTGAAGACCATCGGGCTGAATCTGAACCAGGCTGACATCAGCAAGATGGCCATCAGACTGAAGCAGAAGCAGGAGGAGCAAAGAGAAGTGAGCTCGAACTCTGCTCTCAGAGCGGGGCTGGAGACACTGCTGAACCGCAGTAAAG TGCAGACGTCTGATGACAGTCGGAGTATCCGATCTGAAAGCAGCCATTCACACAGAGACACTGATCACAAAGACGCG CAGAGTGATGAGAGGGAGAAGGAGCGGAGGGAGAAACAGATCCAGAAGAAGAGGAAGGAGTACCTGGTAAAGGAGCTGGAGGGATTGCTCAAGCACGAAG GTTCGGGTGATTTGATTCCCGTGATCGGTTTCTTCTGTCAGCGGTGCGAGGAGTTTTTCGGGGACCTGACCAGCGCCGAGGGACACaaacacagcaacacacacCAG AATCAGCAGGTTAAAGACGTTAAGAGACAGCGAAAGCACAAACCCCTGGAGCTCCGAGACGGAGACCGAGACGAGCGAAGTGTTGAGAGGAAACGACAGAGAGAGGACACGAGCCCTCACAGGATCAAGGACAAGTCCAGAGTCCAGGAGACGAAAGAGGACGACACTCAGTCGAGTAAGAACcccaagaagaaaaagaagaaagacaagaagatgaagaaaaaggacaaaaagaaagagaagaagaaaaaggacaaGGCTGATAAGAAATAG